Genomic window (Oncorhynchus masou masou isolate Uvic2021 chromosome 9, UVic_Omas_1.1, whole genome shotgun sequence):
caggggcaaaacaacagatgtttttatcttgtcagctcggggattcgatccagcaacctttcggttactggcccaatgctgccCCATACACACAGATACCTGCCACccagatacacacagtcagtcagacaaacatatgctgaacaaaaatataaaacgcaatatgcaacaatttcaaagattttactgagttacagttcatataaggatatcaggatatcaaataaattcattaggtcctaatctatagatttcacatgactgggaatacaaatacgcgtctgttggtcacagatactgtaccttagaAAAAGATAGGTGCGTGGATCAGAATTTGCATCATGCAGCGCaaaacatctccttcgcatagagttgatcaggctattgattttggcctgtggaatgttgtcccgctCCACTTCAatggcaagcttcaatgccatacaactctccttccattggcttcctatttcgcaacaaagcattcttcactcatgctgccaaacatacccttgtaaaactgaccatcctaccaatcctcgacttcggcgatgtcatttacaaaatagcctccaataccccactcaacaaattggatgcagtctatcacagtgcaatccgttttgtcaccaaagccccatatactacccaccattgcgacctgtacgctctcgttggctggccctcgcttcatactcgtcgccaaacccactggctccatgtcatctacaagaccctgctaggtaaagtccccccttatctcagctcgctggtcaccatagcagcacccacctgtaacacgcgctccagcaggtatatctctctggtcacccccaaaaccaattatttctttggccgcctctccttccagttctctgctgccaatgactggaacgaactaccaaaatctctgaaactggaaatacttatctccctcacgagctttaagcaccaactgtcagagcagctcaaagATTACTGCACctatagcccacctataatttagcccaaacaactacctctttccctactgtatttattttatttatttatttattttgctcctttgcaccctgttatttttatttctactttgcacattcttccactgcaaatctaacattccagtgttttattttatttatttatttattttgctcctttgcaccctgttatttttatttctactttgcacattcttccactgcaaatctaccattccagtgttttacttgctatattgtatttactttgccaccatggcctttttttgcctttacctcccttatctcacatcatttgctcacatcgtatataaacttgtttatactgtattattgactgtatgtttgttttactccatgtgtaactctgtgtcattgtatgtgtcaaactgctttgctttatcttggccaggtcgcaattgtaaatgagaacttgttctcaacttgcctacctagttaaataaaggtgaaataaaaaaaataaaaaatggctgtgcgaagttgctggatattggcgggaactggaacacgatgTCCGACAAGCCAAAcccaatgaatatagttggtAACGAATGTTTGATCTTGAACAGAACTTACAACATCACTCAACATGTCTCAATCAAAATTGTACAGCCAGAAGTACAGAAAAGAGTGGGAGTCTGTACCTGGACAAATGTCAAATCATATTTTTTGCAGAGATGGCCAGTCAATTTGAGTAACGTTATTGTGTATTCTATGTAATGACGCAGTTTTACGTTATCACGCAATGACATCACAACGTCATTTAGCAACTTTTAGCAACAAATCAACCTGCCTCTAGCAACTTAGCCTGGAAATTAGTTGGCAACACTGCTGGTGagtgtgcaggccatggaagaactgggacattttcagcttccaggaattgtgtacagatcattgCGGCATGGGGCCAtgaattatcatgctgaaacatgaggtgatagcggtggatgaatggcactacaatgggcctcaggatctagtcacggtatctctgtgcagtcAAATTCACATCTAgaaaatgcagttgtgttcgttgtctgtagcttatgcctgcccataccataacctcatcaccaccatggggcactctgtttacaaagaagacatcagcaaactgctcgcccacacgatgccatacatgcggtctgtggttgtgaggccggttggacgtactgccaaattctcttatTGTTacaccctggtctatatttattatgtttatcttcatttattgggtcaggccagggtgtgacatgggtttatttgtggtgtgtttcttcttggggttgtgtggggtgtatagcatagtctatggctgcctgaggcggttctcaatcagagtcaggtgattatcgttgtctctgattgggaaccatatttaggtagccatattctttgtgtgtttcatgggtgattgtccttagtgtccttgttcctgtctctatgttagtttacactagtttaggctgtttcggttttcgttacgttctttttgttttgtagtagttgtattgattcgtgttttacgttttttcattaaacatggatccaatctacacgctgcattttggtccgactctccttcgcctacagaaaaccgttacagaatcacccaccacaaacggaccaagcagcgtgtcaacaggtaggtgcagcaaagagaggaatggacatgggaggaggaattattcggagaaggaccttgggatcagcctggagaatatcgccgccccaaagaagaactggagagTTCTGGAGAgttgagaggcgctggtatgaggaggcagcacggcgacgcggatggaagcccgagagtcagccccaaaaatttcttggggggggggctcagggagagtgtggcagagtcaggagtcagacctgagcccactctccctgtttatcgtgaggagccaaggaggagaccagaaccggtgttggaggtgagcaaaGCAGAGagtgtgaaggagttaatggggaaattggaggagagagaaatgagggagttgctgtgttggtgctttttgcatggaatttgCCCGACGGAGCGTGCCAGGGATTTGAttgcacctgggtcagcgctccatactcatcctgaggtgcgtgttagtcggctggtgaagttggtgccagcctcacgcaccaggcctcctgtgcacatccctagccttgcacgtcctgtgccaacactgctctcaagatctccagtacgccttcacggtctagcccatcctgtgccacctccacacaccagccctccggtggcagctccccgcaccaggcttcctgtgcgtgtcctcggcccagtaccaccagtgccagcaccacgcatcaggcctacagtgcgcctcgcttctgcagcgctaccggagcctttctcctctcctgcgctgccggagtctcccgtctgttcagcgcagccagaggcttcctcctctcctgcgctgccgtaGCCTAACGCCTGTTCAGCgttgtcggagcctttctcctctactgcgctactggagtctcccgcctgtttagtgcagccagagccttcctcctctcctgtgctgctggagtctcccgcctgtttagcgcagccagagcttcctctacagtgctgctggagtctcccgcctgtttagcacagcccgagctgtcagtctgcatggagcagccagagctgtcagtctgcatggagcagccagagctgtcagtctgcatggagcagccagagctgtcagtctgcatggagcagccagagctgtcagtctgcatggagcagccagagatgtcagtctgcatggagcagcaagagctgccagtctgcatggagcagccagagctgtcagtctgcatggagcagccagagctgtcagtctacatggagcagccagagatgtcagtctacttggagcagccagagctgtcagtcttcatggagctgccagtctgcatggagctgtcagtctgcaaggaactgtcagtctgcaaggagctgtcagtctgcaaggagctgtcagtctgcatggagctgccagtctgcaagaagccgccagagctgtcagtctacatggagcagccagagccgccagtcaggaTGGAGCacccagatccgtcagtcagtcagactcttccagatccgccggtcagccagactcttccagatccaccagtcagccagactcttccagatccgccagtcagccagactcttccagatccgccagtcagccagactcttccagatccgccagtcagccagactcttccagatctgccagtcagccagactcttccagatctgccagactcttccggatctgccagtcagccagactcttccggatctgccagtcaagcagattcttccggatctgccagtcaaccagactcttccggatctgccagtcagccaggatctgccagaactgtcaaccagccaggatctgccggatccaaatacctggctgagcttcctctcagtgccgggcttcctctcagtgccgggcttcctctcagtgccgggcttcctctcagtgccgggcttcctctcagtgccgggcttcctctcagtgccgggcttcctctcagtgccgggcttcctctcagtcccgggcttactctcagtgctgagcttcccctcagtcccgagctgtctctgccccgagctgcccctctgtcccgagctgcccctctgtcccgagctgcccctctgtcccgagctgcccctctgtcccgagctgcccctcagttccgagctgcccctcagtccagtgggattctgggtgaggactactaggccatggtcggcggcgaaggtggaccatcctaggacgcgaggaggagggacaaagacatttatagagtgggttccacgtcccgagccggagccggagccgccaccatggacagacgcccacccagaccctccctattgttttgatgtgcgtccgggagtccgcaccttagggggaggggggggtgttatgtcacgccctggtctatatttattatgtttatcttcatttattgggtcaggccagggtgtgacatgggtttatttgtggtgtgtttcttcttggggttgtgtggggtgtatagcatagtctatggctgcctgaggcggttctcaatcagagtcaggtgattatcgttgtctccgattgggaaccatatttaggtagccatattctttgtgtgtttcgtgggtgattgtccttagtgtccttgttcctgtctctatgttagtttacactagtttaggctgtttcggttttcgttacgttctttttgttttgtagtatttgtattgattcgtgttttacgttgtttcattaaacatggatcgcaatctacacgctgcattttggtccgactctccttcaccgcatgaaaaccgttacacttatggtagagaaattaacattcaaatatctggcaacagctctggtgaacattcctgcagtcagcatgccaattgtactcTCCCttaaacttgagacatctgtggcattgtgttgcgtgacaaaactgtacattttagagtggccttttattgtcccctgcacaaggtgcacctttgtaatgatcatgctgtttaatcagcttcttgatatgccacacctgtcaggcggattaattatcttggcaaaggagaaatgctcattaacagggatctaaacaaatttctgcacaacatttgagagaaataagctttttgtgaatatggaacatttctgggatatttgttttcagttcatgaaacatgggaccaacactttacatgttgcgttaatatttttgttcagtgtagcttTATGGGAACATGTTTAGTGTGTATAAGACGTATCCCTCCAAGGCTCCAGCTTAGGTAAGTTTACAATGAGATTGTGATCATCCAAGCTTTATCTGGTATCAGGATTTAACTGCTCTAAAACAGCACAATCTAATCTATCATGTCAGGTATAAAAATCACCCCCCACCTCTACCCCGCCCCGCCCAACTGAGCTTAAAATGGTCCTGCAATGTCCAAGCCAAGCATTTGCTCTATTTTCACTGTCCAGTTCAGGTTGGCAGCCGTGTGGTATAGGTGAGGTTGTACatccatgtttgtgtgtgtgtgtgtgtgtgtggctgtctttctctctgtgtttttatACTGTGAAATATATTCTGGGTGTATAGACTTTGTTAAgtatacagtaggtacagtatgtatctatccctctcttctctctccaggcTCTACTGCTGCACGGCTCTCTCCCTGAGGACGAGCAGGACGTCTCCCTGGGCTTCGGGGATAGCAGAGCTAACTCTGAGCAGCAGCTGGTACTGTGTCCGCCCCCATCCTCTTTAGTCACTTTAGATAATACAGCATGTTCAGCCACTCACTGTGATGTGACGGTGTCAGAACTCGGCATGCTATAATGTTTTTATTGTTACTCTAGAGTCCAGAGAAGATGCAGATACTGTTGAAGCATGAATTAGTCTATGTTATCTACTTAGCCTGCTTTCATGCCAGGTCACTGTCTCCTTATAAGCTCTGACATTTCTCTATTCTCACATAATGCCGCTCATCCCCTTGCTTTGAAGGTTCTAATCCGCAGTCGTCTGGACCAAAGCATGGAGGAGGCTCTTGATCTGAAGGTACAGTGGTAATTGGGCTTAATGTGGATGAGCTGCCATAAGAACACAGACCTTCCCCTCCTAATGAaatgtctctgagtctgtctgtctttctgtcctctcAGAGGGAGCTTCTGAGGCACAAGCAAGAGGCACGCCACCTTCAGGCTATTAAGGTAAGACCTGCCAGTCAAACCCTCTTAAGTTTGTTTGGATCATTACTTATACATGGATTACTGGCTTTTATTCAGTTCTCATGCCAGCAGCCCCTTTTAGCCTCCAGTGTtcctttacagaagagtggtgtgCTCTGTTTTAGGCTTCATAATGATCCATATGTGGGTCCTTACTCTTTGGTAGGCAAGCCAGCCTCTCTAGCGTTGTCTTTGATCTGCCTTTCCTCATTAGGATGCTCTTCAGCAGCGTATGTCTGTACAGGAGGCTGCGGTGCTGCAGCTGAAGCAGGAGCTACTGAGGTGCAGCATGGGCAAAGAGCAACTGGAGGGGGAGAACGTGAGTCAGATGATATGATAATACACACGTTGACATTTAGGATGAATATTTGACCTTTATATTCAATGGCTCTATCTATTTATGTATTAAAATATTCACAAATTGTTTTGTTCATCCACGTTACAAATATAAGTATATTTTTGTATATTTGTAGGCAGAGCTCAAACGGAAGTTGAGTGATCGGAACAAACTACTCAGTGAGTATGAGGTAAGATCAGGAACTAAGtgcattttcacaatttcaacAAACTTTAACAATTTTGGATATGATTATGTAGTTGAAATGTATCAAAGTATCAGATATCTCAGTGATATGTCTATAAAACCAGCAGCAACTTGGAAAAAAGGATAGACTACTTCAGCAACAGCAAATGAAACTGGATGATGCTCGGCACAACTCTACTGAAGGAAGCCACAGGGTATGGTACCATAATCAAACTGTTTCCACTGCACTTACAGTAAGTGACATGTATATGCTGTAGCTTGCAAAGTTGGTAAGATTTATTAAATCTATTTTTCTTCAGTCATCTAGGAGTGAGAAGAGTGGGTACAGTAACTCTGTGAGCCCACCCCCTGGTCCGGCCTTCCAACACACAGCTGTGAGTCATGTACGCCtacagtgcatttgtaaagtattcagacctcttgactttttccacattttgttacgttacaaccttattctaaaaaacttttttttaaatcctcaggATTCTACAAACCATactccacaatgacaaagcaaaaacaggtttttagacatttttattaATAGAAAAAAtgtcacataagtattcagacccttttgctatgagactcaaaattgagctcaagtgcatcctgtttccattgatcatccttgagatgtttctacaacttgattggtgtccacctgtgttaaattcaattgattggacatgatttggaaagtacacacttgtctatataaggtcccacagttgacagtgcatgtcagagcaaaaaccaagctacgagattgaaggaattgtgcgtagagctccgagacagggttgtgtcgaggcacagatctggggaagcgtaccaaaaatgttctgcagcattgaaggtccccaagaacacagtggcctccgtcattcttaaatggaagaagtttggaaccaccaagactcctcctagagctggccgccctgccaaactgagcaatcgggggagaagggccttggtcaggaacctgatggtcactctgacggagctctagagttcctctgtggagatgggagaaccttccagaaggacatccatctctgcagcactccaccaatcagacctttatggtagagtggccagacggaagccactcctcagtaaaaggcacatgacagagtTTGCAAAAgaaacctaaagactctcagaccatgagaaacaagattatctgctctgatgaaaccaagattgaactctttggcctgaatgacaagcatcacatctggaggaaacctgtcaccatccctacggtgaagcaaggtggtggcagcatcatgctgtggggatgttttttcagcggcagggactgggagactaggcaggatcgaggcaaagatgaacagagcaaagtacagagagatccttaatgaaaacttgctccagagtgctcaagacctcagactggggcgaaggttcacctcccaacaagacaacgacccgatcgaacatatctggagagacctgaaaatagctaggGAGcagcgctccccatccaacctgacaaagctcgagaggatctgcagagaagaatgggagaaactccctaaatacaggaagactcgaggctgtaatcgttgccaaaggtgctttaacaaagtactgagtaaagggtctgaatacttatgtaaatcttatatttcattttttataaattagcaaaaatgatTCCCCCCCTTTGTCACTAAAGGGTAATGTGTGTAAATTGAGGTgaaaatttagaataaggctgtagcctaacaaaatgttggaaaagtcaaggggtctaaatacattctaaaggcactgtatgtacatttCCTGGGAGGGAGTGTGGgtgggagggagtgtgtgattAATTTAATGTATGTTTCATGTCATCATTATAGCTGTCTCTAGAGCTAGAGACCTACTGGAGGTTAAAGGCCATAGCCAAATGATCAACCTTCAAATTGGCCTGGCCACCAGTTCTAGTATTTTATGTCATTTTGTGTGTATTAGCAGGGAGAGGAACTGCAGCTGGTAAGGGAGGCCTTGCGTAGTCTGAGGGATGGTTTCTCAGGTCACGACCCTCAGCATCACACCCTGGACACACTGGAGCAAGGGGTGGCCAGTCTCATGGACCGCCTATACACACTCGACACACGCCGCAGGCAGCAGGACAGAGAAGGAcacacacaacaatacacacagaaGACCACAGAGGTGGGTGCTGTGTGTATGCTGTTAGCGTTATATTTTGCACCTGATGTCATAATCATGTGTTTATCGTGTGCACATCGTGACTGGCTGAATTGGCATTTCTTCTAGTAACTGTGACTCTGTCTTCTTGTAGGGTCCATACAAGTCACCAGGACGAAGAGccaaccacacagacagggaCTCATGGCCACCCAGCTCAAGTAAGATATACTGTTTTTTACAATGCCTTGCAAAAGttttcacccccttggcatttttcctattttgttgcattacaacctgtaatttaaatggatgtttatttgtatttcatgtaatggatatacagaaaatagtccaaattggtgaagtaaaatttaaaaaaataccttGTTTACAATTAAAATTAAAAAGTGGTACTTGAATATGTATTCACCCACTTTGCTACGAAGCCCTTAAATATGTTCtgttgcaaccaattaccttcagaagtcacaccTGTGTCACacaagtccacctgtgtgcaatctaagtgtcacatgatctgtcagaggtttacatacaccttagtcaaatacatttaatctcagtttttcacaattcctgatatttaatcctagtaaaaataccctgtcttgggtcagttaggatcaccactttatgttaagaatgtgaaatgtca
Coding sequences:
- the LOC135546482 gene encoding dixin-A-like isoform X7; protein product: MGAKQMKCLSSASPAHSPKEEYIIAQSTDTPKEAFISAQSEDHAEPGDNKSELTERKSDTEEVLSLCGLCPATGHGGPEEERSWEEQLECHQEQLEKEMQEARRMVFRLQALLLHGSLPEDEQDVSLGFGDSRANSEQQLVLIRSRLDQSMEEALDLKRELLRHKQEARHLQAIKDALQQRMSVQEAAVLQLKQELLRCSMGKEQLEGENAELKRKLSDRNKLLSEYEQQLGKKDRLLQQQQMKLDDARHNSTEGSHRSSRSEKSGYSNSVSPPPGPAFQHTAQGEELQLVREALRSLRDGFSGHDPQHHTLDTLEQGVASLMDRLYTLDTRRRQQDREGHTQQYTQKTTEGPYKSPGRRANHTDRDSWPPSSKIAHSHSSPGLDSTVSTKVLYFTDRSLTPFLVNISKRSVYHDAI
- the LOC135546482 gene encoding dixin-A-like isoform X6, with the translated sequence MGAKQMKCLSSASPAHSPKEEYIIAQSTDTPKEAFISAQSEDHAEPGDNKSELTERKSDTEEVLSLCGLCPATGHGGPEEERSWEEQLECHQEQLEKEMQEARRMVFRLQALLLHGSLPEDEQDVSLGFGDSRANSEQQLVLIRSRLDQSMEEALDLKRELLRHKQEARHLQAIKQRMSVQEAAVLQLKQELLRCSMGKEQLEGENAELKRKLSDRNKLLSEYEQQLGKKDRLLQQQQMKLDDARHNSTEGSHRSSRSEKSGYSNSVSPPPGPAFQHTAQGEELQLVREALRSLRDGFSGHDPQHHTLDTLEQGVASLMDRLYTLDTRRRQQDREGHTQQYTQKTTEGPYKSPGRRANHTDRDSWPPSSKIAHSHSSPGLDSTVSTKVLYFTDRSLTPFLVNISKRLGEVTLRDFKAAVDRQGSFRYHFKALDPEFGTVKEEVFQDGALVPGWEGKIVAWVEEDHGERR
- the LOC135546482 gene encoding dixin-A-like isoform X1 — protein: MGAKQMKCLSSASPAHSPKEEYIIAQSTDTPKEAFISAQSEDHAEPGDNKSELTERKSDTEEVLSLCGLCPATGHGGPEEERSWEEQLECHQEQLEKEMQEARRMVFRLQALLLHGSLPEDEQDVSLGFGDSRANSEQQLVLIRSRLDQSMEEALDLKRELLRHKQEARHLQAIKDALQQRMSVQEAAVLQLKQELLRCSMGKEQLEGENAELKRKLSDRNKLLSEYEQQLGKKDRLLQQQQMKLDDARHNSTEGSHRSSRSEKSGYSNSVSPPPGPAFQHTAQGEELQLVREALRSLRDGFSGHDPQHHTLDTLEQGVASLMDRLYTLDTRRRQQDREGHTQQYTQKTTEGPYKSPGRRANHTDRDSWPPSSKIAHSHSSPGLDSTVSTKVLYFTDRSLTPFLVNISKRLGEVTLRDFKAAVDRQGSFRYHFKALDPEFGTVKEEVFQDGALVPGWEGKIVAWVEEDHGERR
- the LOC135546482 gene encoding dixin-A-like isoform X4, with protein sequence MGAKQMKCLSSASPAHSPKEEYIIAQSTDTPKEAFISAQSEDHAEPGDNKSELTERKSDTEEVLSLCGLCPATGHGGPEEERSWEEQLECHQEQLEKEMQEARRMVFRLQALLLHGSLPEDEQDVSLGFGDSRANSEQQLVLIRSRLDQSMEEALDLKRELLRHKQEARHLQAIKDALQQRMSVQEAAVLQLKQELLRCSMGKEQLEGENAELKRKLSDRNKLLSEYEQQLGKKDRLLQQQQMKLDDARHNSTEGSHRSSRSEKSGYSNSVSPPPGPAFQHTAGEELQLVREALRSLRDGFSGHDPQHHTLDTLEQGVASLMDRLYTLDTRRRQQDREGHTQQYTQKTTEGPYKSPGRRANHTDRDSWPPSSKIAHSHSSPGLDSTVSTKVLYFTDRSLTPFLVNISKRLGEVTLRDFKAAVDRQGSFRYHFKALDPEFGTVKEEVFQDGALVPGWEGKIVAWVEEDHGERR
- the LOC135546482 gene encoding dixin-A-like isoform X2, which translates into the protein MGAKQMKCLSSASPAHSPKEEYIIAQSTDTPKEAFISAQSEDHAEPGDNKSELTERKSDTEEVLSLCGLCPATGHGGPEEERSWEEQLECHQEQLEKEMQEARRMVFRLQALLLHGSLPEDEQDVSLGFGDSRANSEQQLVLIRSRLDQSMEEALDLKRELLRHKQEARHLQAIKDALQQRMSVQEAAVLQLKQELLRCSMGKEQLEGENAELKRKLSDRNKLLSEYEQLGKKDRLLQQQQMKLDDARHNSTEGSHRSSRSEKSGYSNSVSPPPGPAFQHTAQGEELQLVREALRSLRDGFSGHDPQHHTLDTLEQGVASLMDRLYTLDTRRRQQDREGHTQQYTQKTTEGPYKSPGRRANHTDRDSWPPSSKIAHSHSSPGLDSTVSTKVLYFTDRSLTPFLVNISKRLGEVTLRDFKAAVDRQGSFRYHFKALDPEFGTVKEEVFQDGALVPGWEGKIVAWVEEDHGERR
- the LOC135546482 gene encoding dixin-A-like isoform X3, coding for MGAKQMKCLSSASPAHSPKEEYIIAQSTDTPKEAFISAQSEDHAEPGDNKSELTERKSDTEVLSLCGLCPATGHGGPEEERSWEEQLECHQEQLEKEMQEARRMVFRLQALLLHGSLPEDEQDVSLGFGDSRANSEQQLVLIRSRLDQSMEEALDLKRELLRHKQEARHLQAIKDALQQRMSVQEAAVLQLKQELLRCSMGKEQLEGENAELKRKLSDRNKLLSEYEQQLGKKDRLLQQQQMKLDDARHNSTEGSHRSSRSEKSGYSNSVSPPPGPAFQHTAQGEELQLVREALRSLRDGFSGHDPQHHTLDTLEQGVASLMDRLYTLDTRRRQQDREGHTQQYTQKTTEGPYKSPGRRANHTDRDSWPPSSKIAHSHSSPGLDSTVSTKVLYFTDRSLTPFLVNISKRLGEVTLRDFKAAVDRQGSFRYHFKALDPEFGTVKEEVFQDGALVPGWEGKIVAWVEEDHGERR
- the LOC135546482 gene encoding dixin-A-like isoform X5, whose translation is MGAKQMKCLSSASPAHSPKEEYIIAQSTDTPKEAFISAQSEDHAEPGDNKSELTERKSDTEVLSLCGLCPATGHGGPEEERSWEEQLECHQEQLEKEMQEARRMVFRLQALLLHGSLPEDEQDVSLGFGDSRANSEQQLVLIRSRLDQSMEEALDLKRELLRHKQEARHLQAIKDALQQRMSVQEAAVLQLKQELLRCSMGKEQLEGENAELKRKLSDRNKLLSEYEQLGKKDRLLQQQQMKLDDARHNSTEGSHRSSRSEKSGYSNSVSPPPGPAFQHTAQGEELQLVREALRSLRDGFSGHDPQHHTLDTLEQGVASLMDRLYTLDTRRRQQDREGHTQQYTQKTTEGPYKSPGRRANHTDRDSWPPSSKIAHSHSSPGLDSTVSTKVLYFTDRSLTPFLVNISKRLGEVTLRDFKAAVDRQGSFRYHFKALDPEFGTVKEEVFQDGALVPGWEGKIVAWVEEDHGERR